Proteins encoded in a region of the Anopheles aquasalis chromosome 2, idAnoAquaMG_Q_19, whole genome shotgun sequence genome:
- the LOC126571498 gene encoding serine/arginine-rich splicing factor 2: MSGYARPPPRIDGMISLKVDNLTYRTTPDDLRRVFERCGEVGDIYIPRDRHTRESRGFAFVRFYDKRDAEDALDAMDGRMLDGRELRVQMARYGRPTSPQRRGGGNRHNGRERGRSRERYRRRSRSRSAERHRRSYSRSKSRTPRSRSGSKSSRGKDSRSRSPADRAAHY, from the exons ATGAGCGGATACGCGCGACCGCCGCCAAGGATTGATGGCATGATTTCGTTGAAG GTCGACAACTTAACGTATCGCACCACCCCGGACGATTTGAGACGCGTGTTCGAGCGTTGCGGAGAGGTGGGCGATATTTACATTCCCCGCGATAGACACACGCGCGAAAGCCGTGGATTTGCCTTCGTACG ATTCTACGACAAACGTGATGCCGAGGATGCACTAGATGCCATGGATGGGCGCATGTTGGACGGCAGGGAGCTTCGCGTCCAGATGGCGCGCTACGGTCGCCCGACATCGCCCCAGCGCCGTGGAGGTGGCAACAGGCACAACGGACGCGAACGAGGACGTTCCCGGGAACGCTACCGTCGCCGGTCAAGGTCCCGCAGCGCCGAGCGTCATCGACGTTCGTATTCACGCTCCAAGTCCCGTACCCCACGCTCACGCTCAGGTAGTAAATCATCCCGTGGCAAGGACTCGCGCTCTCGCAGCCCTGCTGATCGTGCAGCTCATTACTAA